Proteins encoded by one window of Glycine soja cultivar W05 chromosome 15, ASM419377v2, whole genome shotgun sequence:
- the LOC114387860 gene encoding sister chromatid cohesion protein PDS5 homolog A-B-like has translation MAQKPHFQLEELGSKLQSIPSDDNVLSELLKQAAACLTDLDQSQSASTLESMKPFFGAIVKPELLKHQDSDIKLLVATCLCEITRITAPEAPYSDDVLKDIFQLIVGTFSGLSDTSGISFDQRVAILETLAKYRSCVVMLDLECDDLVNEMFGTFFVVVRDDLPKSVLSSMQTIMAVLLEESEDVHQDLLSILLSMLGRGKTNVTGAARKLSMNVIQQSMEKLEPCIKQFLLSLMSGDSKTMNSQVQYHEVIYDLYCCAPQTLSGVLPYVTEELMADRLETRLKAVNLVGDIIALPGSSTSEAFQPTFSEFLKRLTDRDFGVRMSVLEHVKNCLLSNPSRAEAPQIISALCDRLLDFDENFRKQVVDVICDVACHTLNAVPLETVKLVAERLCDKSLLVRKHTLERLAEIYRVFCENSSIAVNPSEYDWIPRKIIRCFYDKDFRSDIIESILCGSLFPSEFSINDIVKRWVEIFSGFDKVEVKALEKILEKKQRLQEEMQKYLALRQISQEKDIPEAQKKIGFCFRAMSRSFADPIKAEESFQILDQLQDANIWKILTDLVDPNTSFHQTRVYGDDLLKIFGEKHQLYEFLNTFYMKCSYLLFNKEHVKAILSEINTHKSAENDQHTQSCMNILVIIARFCPDLFSGTEVELVNLLKDNNDMIKEGVLNVLARAGGTIREQLAVTSSSVDLMLERLCLEGSRRQAKYAVHALAAITKDDGLKSLSVLYKRLVDMLEEKTHLPAVLQSLGCIAQTAMPIFETRESEIEEFIINKILKSDSKEDHSRISWDDKSDLCVLKIYGIKTIVKSYLPIKDAHVRPGIDGLLDILRNMLSYGEISKDLQSSSVDKAHLRLASAKAVLRLSRLWDHKIPVDIFHLTLRATEISFPQARKVFLRKVHKYIKDNLLDAKYACAFIFNIFGTKDSKSEEFAEDKQNLDDIIHMHYQARAWQLSGQSDANSLTTYPEYILPYLVHALANISCPKIDECKDVGAYEKIYRQLHLILSMLMQRDEDDKSEVALNKEKEIISTIASIFWSIKQSDDVVDASKSKNSHAICDLGLAITKRLVQKDVDLQGLSPSVSLPPMLYKAREKEIDPMVSEVKSWLVDESVLAHFKSLELEMVPSQLAEDDALKGSERDKNEMPLGKIIKDIKSQGTKGKKVKRKKAVPAETKKAENDIDILNMVREINIDNLGLSTNYESSNGHENSLSKKLQNDPECATIKKRKAEVTLVPVPKRKRSSFAHGKSRSSSTPPKAPPRVSGEDSSGVKLPSGAKFNPDTHSSAMQRKKVKDNEASIKAKVKASKSNHDDDSDKSEEHDMKSPDNTKPTDKSKSNNLKPSIGSTKKLKRKSIGGLAKCTTKEGESDAEDLIGCRIKVWWPLDKKFYEGTVKSYDSLKRKHVILYNDGDVEVLNLEKERWELSDSKPTKKLKLSKTVSSPEVSTGKKQRSSSGSASKKTKKIVNGKKSPSNHVKHGQKGASKTNSHHEDAKESSELSNPEDISKAEINSGGSEAEQAEGSDVIVTKQKKSNKKPKSVSRGKKLKKEKSLRYKKESDEEKRESDQEKQDHGERLAEENIPQGDQNDDAESSSKETDGNESRGALRENGNEEESGSGGNENDSDGEKSSPREVEKSPKESASPDGAKIAEVSDDELLSKWRRPSGKKSSGQKR, from the exons AGATGATCTTCCGAAAAGTGTTCTGTCATCCATGCAAACTATAATGGCTGTTCTTTTAGAAGAGAGTGAAGATGTCCATCAGGATCTTTTATCTATTCTACTGTCTATGTTAGGTCGTGGCAAAACT aaTGTTACTGGGGCTGCAAGGAAGCTTTCCATGAATGTCATACAGCAATCCATGGAAAAACTTGAACCGTGCATTAAACAATTTTTGCTATCATTAATGTCTGGAGACAGCAAGACAATGAACAGTCAAGTTCAATACCATGAAGTTATATATGATCTCTATTGCTGTGCTCCTCAGACCCTATCTGGAGTTCTTCCTTATGTCACAGAAGAGTTAATG GCTGATCGGCTGGAGACACGTTTGAAAGCAGTGAACTTGGTTGGTGATATAATTGCTCTTCCTGGATCCTCCACTTCTGAAGCATTTCAGCCTACATTTTCAGAGTTTTTAAAGAGATTGACTGATAGAGATTTTGGGGTTCGCATGTCTGTCCTTGAGCATGTAAAGAATTGTCTGCTGTCAAATCCTTCAAGGGCCGAAGCTCCTCAAATAATCT CTGCCCTTTGTGACCGGCTACTGGATTTTGATGAAAACTTTCGAAAGCAAGTTGTGGATGTTATCTGTGATGTGGCATGTCATACCCTAAATGCAGTCCCTCTTGAAACTGTGAAGCTTGTTGCTGAGCGGCTTTGTGACAAATCT CTACTTGTTAGAAAACATACCTTGGAGAGATTGGCCGAGATTTATCGAGTTTTTTGTGAGAATAGTTCCATTGCAGTTAATCCCAGTGAATATGACTGGATTCCAAGGAAGATCATTAGATGTTTCTATGACAAAGATTTCAG ATCAGATATAATTGAATCTATTCTATGTGGGTCCCTGTTTCCATCAGAGTTTTCAATCAATGATATAGTTAAACGTTGGGTTGAGATTTTCTCTGGGTTTGATAAAGTGGAGGTCAAGGCTCTTGAAAAGAtacttgaaaaaaaacaaag GTTACAGGAAGAGATGCAAAAGTATCTAGCTCTGAGGCAGATTAGTCAG GAAAAAGATATTCCTGAGGCCCAAAAAAAGATCGGGTTCTGTTTCCGTGCAATGTCCCGTTCATTTGCTGATCCAATAAAGGCTGAAGAGAGTTTCCAGATTCTTGATCAATTGCAAGATGCTAATATCTGGAAAATTTTGACAGATCTTGTTGATCCAAATACTAGCTTCCATCAAACTCGTGTATACGGG GATGATTTGCTTAAAATATTTGGTGAAAAACATCAGCTCTATGAATTTCTGAATACCTTCTATATGAAGTGTTCCTATTTGCTTTTCAACAAGGAGCATGTAAAAGCTATTCTTTCAGAAATCAACACACATAAATCTGCAGAGAATGATCAGCATACACAATCTTGTATGAATATATTGGTG ATAATTGCTCGTTTCTGTCCAGATCTTTTTAGTGGCACTGAGGTGGAGCTGGTGAATTTACTGAAGGATAATAATGATATGATTAAAGAGGGTGTTTTAAATGTTTTGGCTAGGGCTGGTGGTACCATTCGTGAACAGCTTGCAGTTACATCAAG TTCTGTAGACCTTATGTTGGAGAGACTATGTTTAGAAGGCAGTCGGAGACAGGCCAAGTATGCTGTGCATGCTCTGGCTGCAATAACAAAGGATGATGGCCTCAAGTCCCTTTCTGTTCTGTACAAG AGACTTGTAGATATGCTGGAGGAGAAAACACATCTACCTGCAGTATTGCAGTCTCTGGGGTGTATAGCACAGACGGCAATGCCTATATTTGAAACTAGAGAGAGTGAAATTgaagaatttataataaacaagaTTCTGAAAAGTGATAGT AAAGAAGACCACTCAAGAATATCTTGGGATGATAAAAGCGATCTTTGTGTTTTGAAG ATATATGGCATCAAAACCATAGTGAAAAGCTACTTGCCAATCAAAGATGCTCATGTTCGTCCTGGTATAGATGGTCTTTTGGATATCCTGAGAAACATGCTGTCTTATGGTGAAATATCAAAGGACTTACAGTCAAG CTCAGTTGATAAGGCCCATTTGAGGCTTGCTTCTGCAAAGGCAGTTCTTCGTTTATCAAGGCTTTGGGATCACAAGATACCTGTCGATATTTTCCACTTAACTTTAAGAGCAACAGAG ATTAGCTTCCCTCAAGCTAGGaaggttttcttaagaaaagttcataaatatataaaagacaaCCTGTTAGATGCCAAATATGCATGTGCCTTTATATTCAACATATTTGGAACCAAGGATTCCAAGTCAGAGGAGTTTGCAGAG GACAAGCAGAACCTGGATGACATTATTCACATGCATTACCAAGCAAGGGCTTGGCAGCTTTCTGGACAATCAGATGCAAATTCCTTGACCACTTACCCTGAATACATCCTTCCATACCTGGTTCATGCCCTTGCTAACATATCCTGCCCCAAAATTGACGAGTGCAAGGATGTTGGagcatatgaaaaaatatacag GCAATTACACTTGATACTATCAATGCTAATGCAAAGAGATGAAGATGATAAGTCAGAAGTAGCTCTTAACAAAGAGAAGGAAATTATATCTACCATTGCTTCTATCTTTTGGAGTATTAAGCAATCTGATGATGTGGTTGATGCATCAAAATCGAAG AATTCGCATGCCATATGTGACCTTGGTTTAGCAATCACTAAGCGACTAGTACAGAAAGATGTTGATTTGCAAGGATTGTCTCCTTCAGTTTCTCTACCTCCAATGCTATACAAAGCTCGTGAGAAGGAAATTGACCCCATG GTAAGCGAAGTGAAATCCTGGTTGGTTGATGAAAGTGTCTTGGCTCACTTTAAATCACTTGAGTTAGAAATG GTTCCATCTCAATTagctgaggatgatgctttaaagGGCAGTGAAAGAGACAAAAATGAAATGCCCCtgggaaaaataataaaggacATAAAATCTCAGGGAACTAAGGGcaaaaaagtgaaaaggaaaaaggCTGTGCCAGCTGAAACAAAAAAGGCCGAAAATGATATTGATATCTTAAATATGGTCAGAGAAATTAATATAGATAACTTGGGATTATCCACTAATTATGAATCAAGTAACGGTCATGAAAATTCCCTGAGTAAGAAGTTGCAAAACGATCCAGAGTgtgcaacaattaaaaaacGAAAAGCAGAAGTAACCCTGGTTCCAGTGCCTAAACGGAAGCGGTCTTCCTTTGCCCATGGAAAATCAAGGTCAAGTAGTACTCCACCAAAGGCTCCTCCAAGAGTTTCAGGGGAAGACTCTTCTGGAGTGAAGTTGCCGTCAGGTGCAAAATTCAACCCTGATACACATAGCTCAGCAATGCAAAGGAAAAAGGTTAAAGACAATGAGGCCTCAATAAAAGCAAAAGTTAAGGCCTCCAAGAGCAATCATGACGATGACTCTGACAAATCTGAAGAGCATGACATGAAG AGTCCTGATAATACAAAGCCAACTGACAAGTCCAAAAGTAACAATCTCAAGCCATCCATAGGATCTACTAAAAAGctgaaaagaaaaagtattggAGGATTGGCTAAG TGTACAACAAAGGAAGGTGAAAGTGATGCTGAAGATCTAATTGGCTGCAGAATTAAAGTTTGGTGGCCTTTGGATAAGAA ATTTTATGAAGGCACTGTTAAGTCTTATGACTCTTTAAAGAGGAAACATGTG ATATTATATAATGATGGGGATGTAGAAGTTCTCAATTTGGAAAAGGAGCGATGGGAGCTTAGTGACAGCAAACCTACTAAG AAGCTAAAGCTCTCAAAAACTGTCTCTTCCCCTGAAGT GTCTACTGGGAAGAAGCAGAGAAGTTCTAGTGGTTCAGCaagtaaaaagacaaaaaaaat AGTTAATGGTAAGAAATCTCCAAGCAACCATGTAAAACATGGACAAAAAGGTGCCTCAAAAACTAATTCCCATCATGAGGATGCCAAAGAGAGTTCTGAGTTATCAAACCCTGAAGATATATCTAAAGCTGAGATTAACTCAG GTGGTTCTGAAGCAGAACAGGCTGAAGGGTCTGATGTAATTGTAACTAAGCAGAAGAAATCTaacaagaaaccaaaatcaGTTTCACGAGGAAAGAAACTTAAAAAAGAGAAGAGCTTGAGGTATAAGAAAGAGTCAGATGAAGAGAAGCGGGAATCAGACCAAGAGAAGCAGGATCATGGTGAGAGGCTTGCTGAAGAGAATATCCCACAAGGAGATCAAAATGATGATGCAGAAAGTAGTTCAAAAGAGACAGATGGCAATGAATCAAGAGGAGCTTTGAGAGAAAATGGTAATGAAGAAGAATCAGGTTCTGGAGGGAATGAAAATGACAGTGATGGGGAAAAAAGTAGTCCTAGAGAAGTGGAAAAATCACCTAAAGAGTCAGCAAGTCCTGATGGTGCCAAAATTGCTGAAGTTTCTGATGACGAGCTGCTG AGCAAATGGAGGCGTCCCTCGGGAAAGAAAAGCTCAGGGCAAAAACGGTGA
- the LOC114386288 gene encoding protein C2-DOMAIN ABA-RELATED 11-like, producing MGEQLGLLKVIVVQGKRLVIRDFKTSDPYVVLKLGNQTAKTKVINSCLNPVWNEELNFTLTEPLGVLNLEVFDKDLLKADDKMGNAFLNLQPIVSAARLRDILRVSSGETTLRKVIPDGENCLVRESSINCVNGEVVQNVWLRLRGVESGELELTIKLVTHVAPAI from the exons ATGGGTGAACAATTGGGGCTGCTAAAAGTCATTGTTGTGCAAGGGAAAAGGTTGGTGATCCGGGATTTCAAGACCAGTGATCCTTATGTTGTGCTCAAGCTAGGGAATCAG ACTGCAAAGACCAAGGTAATTAATAGCTGCTTGAATCCTGTTTGGAATGAGGAGCTGAATTTCACTCTGACAGAACCCTTGGGAGTTCTGAATTTG gaaGTGTTTGATAAAGATCTTCTGAAGGCTGATGACAAGATGGGGAATGCTTTCCTGAACCTTCAACCAATAGTCTCTGCAGCCAGATTAAGAGACATCTTAAGAGTGTCCTCTGGTGAGACGACATTAAGGAAGGTCATACCTGATGGTGAAAACTGTCTTGTCCGTGAAAGCAGTATCAACTGTGTGAATGGTGAGGTGGTGCAGAATGTTTGGTTAAGGCTTCGTGGAGTTGAGTCTGGGGAACTAGAATTGACCATCAAGTTGGTCACACATGTTGCTCCTGCAATATAG
- the LOC114388162 gene encoding DNA oxidative demethylase ALKBH2-like, which produces MILIINSANDDDNVYKALPGSSFNSLLLNRYNCGNDYVGWHSDDEKLYGRTPEIASLTFVLKKKPCKKSRDGSGEPASKRLKKGSHDADQHTFRLRHGSLMVMRGYTQRDWIHSVPKRAKAEATLINLTFRWVF; this is translated from the exons ATGATTTTAATCATCAATTCTGCTAATGATGATGACAAT gTCTATAAAGCTCTCCCTGGGAGTAGTTTTAATAGCTTACTCTTAAATAGGTACAATTGTGGTAATGACTATGTTGGTTGGCATTCTGATGATGAGAAGCTTTATGGACGGACGCCTGAAATTGCATCTCTAACTTTTGTTTTGAAGAAGAAGCCATGTAAAAAATCTCGTG ATGGAAGTGGTGAACCTGCCAGCAAGAGATTAAAGAAGGGTAGCCATGATGCTGATCAGCATACATTTAGACTTAGGCATGGATCCCTTATGGTGATGAGAGGATATACCCAAAGAGATTGGATTCACTCTGTGCCTAAGCGTGCAAAAGCTGAAGCTACACTCATTAACCTTACCTTTAGGTGGGTTTTTTGA
- the LOC114387022 gene encoding WEB family protein At1g12150-like: MSFRIRDQERDTDSPREAGEIDTRAPFQSVKAAVSLFGEVAVSKEKRSIKRRSSENVLEKETQLLLAQRELNKIKKQLESAENTKSKALSELDKANVTLQELTKKLNSVRESKQSAIEAAEAVKNQAKELEQALSQKAIGYEAWKQELEHARKEYTTTVKELDASKQELNKIRQDFDTALEAKLAAFQTAGEAQRSAKLNTEKLHELKNQVATMKEQIEHLKLASSQAQEDQAKAMEEREARLSFYENAKEEAQNKLIALKNEYEPELTQSLEAKLAETSEEIQVLQKQIQEAHASEMDSVRLITLEIKEATKTLQEVAEEETSLRDLVDSLRKELEQVKKEQEELKEKEKAAEALAVDLTDQLQSKPEETMDKESDNIDEIELKIKHLSFETETARREEEEMRSKTQELKQEAEKSKAVAEELEKKLELYLKQAEEAKAAEQRAIEEMKMMSDSDNTQDTVSVADSNGKIVLTVDEFAALSGKIKESEDLIDRTETAVMAQVEAINSRKNEVDRKVEANLKAIEEIKAATDMALRNAEMADSAKVAVEGELKKWRQEEQNLDYSDNSSRPISLRI, from the exons atgagtTTCAGAATTAGAGATCAAGAAAGGGACACTGATTCTCCAAGAGAGGCTGGAGAGATTGACACAAGGGCTCCATTCCAATCTGTTAAAGCAGCTGTTAGTTTATTTGGTGAAGTAGCCGTCTCAAAGGAAAAACGTTCTATCAAGAGAAGATCATCGGAG AATGTGCTGGAAAAGGAGACTCAGCTTCTCTTGGCCCAAAgagaattaaacaaaataaagaaacagCTAGAAAGTGCTGAGAACACAAAATCCAAAGCCCTCTCCGAGCTTGATAAGGCCAATGTGACCCTTCAGGAATTGACAAAGAAGCTCAACAGTGTGAGGGAATCTAAACAATCAGCAATAGAAGCTGCTGAAGCTGTGAAGAATCAGGCCAAAGAACTTGAACAGGCACTATCCCAAAAAGCTATAGGATATGAAGCATGGAAACAAGAACTAGAGCATGCAAGAAAGGAGTACACAACAACAGTGAAGGAACTAGATGCTTCCAAACAAgaactcaacaaaataaggcAGGATTTTGACACAGCTTTGGAGGCAAAACTGGCTGCATTCCAAACAGCAGGAGAGGCTCAACGTTCCGCAAAATTGAACACAGAAAAGCTCCATGAACTCAAAAACCAAGTTGCAACCATGAAAGAACAAATTGAACATTTGAAGCTTGCCTCATCACAAGCCCAAGAAGATCAGGCAAAGGCCATGGAAGAAAGAGAAGCACGGCTAAGTTTCTACGAAAATGCCAAGGAAGAAGCACAGAATAAATTAATTGCATTGAAGAATGAGTATGAACCCGAACTAACACAAAGCCTTGAGGCCAAACTTGCTGAAACAAGTGAAGAGATTCAGGTTCTCCAAAAGCAGATACAAGAGGCACATGCTTCTGAGATGGATTCAGTGAGACTAATAACTTTGGAGATCAAAGAAGCAACAAAAACACTTCAAGAAGTTGCTGAAGAAGAAACTTCCCTGAGAGACCTAGTGGATTCCCTTAGGAAAGAATTGGAACAAGTGAAGAAAGAGCAAGAGGAACTCAAGGAGAAGGAAAAGGCAGCAGAAGCTCTAGCTGTTGACCTAACTGATCAACTACAGAGTAAACCAGAAGAGACAATGGACAAAGAATCTGATAACATTGATGAGATAGAATTGAAGATCAAACACCTTTCATTTGAGACAGAAACTGCAagaagggaagaggaagaaatgAGATCTAAAACACAAGAGCTGAAGCAAGAAGCTGAAAAATCCAAAGCAGTGGCAGAAGAACTAGAGAAAAAACTAGAGCTTTACCTGAAACAAGCTGAGGAAGCAAAAGCAGCAGAACAAAGAGCCATTgaggagatgaagatgatgtCAGACAGTGACAACACCCAAGACACAGTCTCAGTTGCAGATTCCAATGGGAAGATTGTGTTGACAGTTGATGAGTTTGCAGCACTGAGTGGGAAGATCAAGGAATCTGAAGACTTGATTGACAGAACAGAAACAGCAGTAATGGCTCAGGTGGAAGCAATCAACTCAAGAAAGAATGAAGTGGACAGAAAGGTGGAGGCAAACCTGAAAGCAATTGAGGAAATAAAGGCTGCAACAGATATGGCTCTGAGGAATGCAGAGATGGCAGATTCTGCAAAGGTTGCAGTTGAGGGTGAACTAAAAAAGTGGCGTCAAGAAGAACAAAACTTGGATTACTCAGACAATTCCTCAAGACCAATCTCTCTGCGTATTTAG
- the LOC114387023 gene encoding phosphatidylinositol/phosphatidylcholine transfer protein SFH9-like: protein MGLVSQDALNQLQALMDQVLLEEEPLQRTFQNVHQGCVAETLTRFLKAREWNATKAHKMIVDCLKWRVQNEIDNILSKPIIPTDLYRGIRDSQLIGLSGYSREGLPVFAIGVGLSTFDKASVHYYVQSHIQINEYRDRVILPSASKKHERPITTCVKVLDMTGLKLSALNQIKLLTIISSIDDLNYPEKTNTYYIVNAPYIFSACWKVVKPLLQERTRRKVQVLQGCGRDELLKIMDYTSLPHFCRREGSGSSRHSENGNENCYSVDHPFHKQLYNYIKEQSRIHEAVEPIKQGSFHVDFPEPPAEKAEIVKTLESELHKFKISNENGD, encoded by the exons ATGGGCCTTGTTTCCCAGGATGCCCTCAACCAACTCCAAGCTCTCATGGATCAAG TGCTACTTGAGGAGGAGCCACTGCAGAGAACGTTTCAG AATGTTCATCAAGGATGTGTCGCCGAAACCTTAACGCGGTTTCTAAAAGCAAGGGAGTGGAATGCTACCAAGGCCCATAAAATG ATAGTCGATTGTTTAAAGTGGAGAGTACAAAATGAGATTGACAACATATTATCT AAACCAATAATCCCTACTGATTTATACAGAGGCATTCGTGATTCACAACTTATAGGATTGTCCGGGTACTCCAGAGAG GGTCTGCCAGTCTTTGCAATTGGTGTTGGGCTTAGCACATTTGACAAAGCGTCT GTCCATTATTATGTGCAGTCTCACATTCAAATTAATGAATATCGTGATCGTGTAATCTTG CCTTCAGCATCAAAGAAGCATGAGCGGCCTATTACCACATGTGTAAAGGTTTTGGATATGACTGGTCTGAAGTTGTCAGCCCTGAATCAGATAAAG TTGTTAACAATAATATCATCCATTGATGATCTGAACTACCCCGAGAAAACAAATACTTATTACATTGTAAATGCCCCATACATATTTTCAGCTTGTTGGAAG GTTGTGAAGCCACTTTTACAAGAGAGGACAAGAAGAAAAGTACAAGTCTTACAAGGTTGTGGGCGAGATGAGCTATTAAAG ATCATGGATTACACGTCTCTGCCACATTTCTGTAGAAGAGAAGGCTCTGGATCATCAAGACATTCAGAGAATGGAAATGAAAATTGCTATTCCGTGGATCATCCTTTCCATAAGCAGCTCTACAACTACATCAAGGAGCAATCCAGAATCCATGAAGCTGTTGAACCCATCAAGCAGGGATCATTCCATGTAGATTTTCCCGAACCTCCTGCCGAGAAAGCAGAGATTGTCAAGACTTTAGAGTCTGAGCTACACAAGTTTAAGATCAGCAATGAGAATGGTGATTGA